A stretch of Salvelinus namaycush isolate Seneca chromosome 42, SaNama_1.0, whole genome shotgun sequence DNA encodes these proteins:
- the LOC120034761 gene encoding TBC domain-containing protein kinase-like protein: MRPLRDAQLGAFTFFASALPHDVCGSNGLPLTPNSIKILGRFQLLKTITHPRLCQYVDISRGKHERLVVVTEHYESSINDFQKQVQTVSPERVLQIAYEALEGLEFMNKHGMVHRALNAQNVLMDGKGKVKLAKFGLYYMTDHGADVDFPIGYPSYLAPEVIAQGSVHPSDPSQGENPLPSGPKTDVWSLGVLLFELCAGRRLLQNIEISERLKFIITLGCIDDIVTVLAEEHGCLDAIRELPENVLTLLRKCLTFLPSRRPTPAELLVDPVFEGVSCLYAPFQQPVGLFSSSLRCAHLELPEDISQLCKDDDEEYLGERAIDEVYHLWCLAGGDLEKELTNKEIIQSKPPVCTLPNFLLEDGESFGQGRDRSFLLDDTTVTLSLCQLKNVRTPP, translated from the exons ATGAGGCCACTGAGAGATGCCCAGCTAGGGGCCTTCACCTTCTTTGCCTCAGCTCTCCCCCACGATGTGTGCGGGAGCAACGGCCTCCCCCTCACCCCCAACTCCATCAAGATCCTGGGCCGCTTCCAGCTGCTCAAGACCATTACCCACCCCAGGCTCTGCCAGTACGTAGACATCTCCAGAGGGAAGCATG AACGGCTTGTTGTTGTGACGGAACACTACGAAAGCAGTATAAATGATTTCCAGAAACAGGTTCAAACTGTCAG CCCAGAGAGAGTTCTCCAGATAGCCTATGAGGCCTTGGAGGGACTAGAGTTTATGAACAAACATGGGATGGTTCACAGAGCCCTCAATGCACAGAATGTCCTCATGGATGGCAAG GGCAAGGTGAAGCTGGCTAAGTTTGGGCTCTATTACATGACAGACCACGGGGCGGATGTGGACTTTCCTATTGG GTACCCATCCTATCTGGCTCCAGAGGTCATCGCCCAGGGCTCAGTCCACCCTAGTGACCCCTCCCAGGGGGAGAACCCTCTTCCCTCGGGGCCCAAGACAGACGTGTGGTCCCTGGGAGTCCTGCTCTTTGAGCTGTGTGCA GGTAGAAGACTACTGCAGAACATTGAAATAAGCGAGAGATTGAAATTCATCATCACCTTGG GTTGCATTGACGACATAGTCACAGTCCTTGCAGAGGAACACGGATGCTTGGATGCGATTAGG GAGCTGCCTGAGAACGTCCTAACATTGTTAAGGAAATGCCTgaccttcctgccatccagaag ACCCACCCCTGCAGAGCTGCTGGTTGACCCAGTGTTTGAGGGCGTGTCGTGTCTCTACGCCCCGTTCCAGCAGCCCGTCGGGCTGTTCTCCTCCTCCCTGCGCTGTGCCCACCTGGAGCTACCAGAGGACATCAGCCAGCTCTGCAAAG ATGATGATGAGGAGTACCTGGGGGAGAGGGCCATAGACGAGGTGTACCACCTGTGGTGTTTGGcaggaggagacctggagaaGGAACTGACCAACAAGGAGATCATCCAGTCCAAGCCTCCCGTCTGCACCCTGCCCAA TTTCCTGCTGGAGGATGGGGAGTCGTTTGGCCAAGGCAGGGACAGGAGCTTCCTCCTGGATGACACCACCGTCACACTGTCTCTGTGCCAGCTGAAGAACGTGAGGACACCACCGTGA